The Papio anubis isolate 15944 chromosome 1, Panubis1.0, whole genome shotgun sequence genome window below encodes:
- the ATP5IF1 gene encoding ATPase inhibitor, mitochondrial isoform X2 encodes MAVTALVARTWLGVWGVRTMQARGFGSDQSENVDRGAGSIREAGGAFGKREQAEEERYFRSPKHPTAQLLLCHYHLPRGVLLGWCETPPDSSHSI; translated from the exons ATGGCAGTAACGGCGTTGGTGGCGCGGACGTGGCTTGGCGTGTGGGGCGTGAGGACCATGCAAGCCCGAGGCTTCGGCTCGGATCAG TCCGAGAATGTCGACCGGGGCGCGGGCTCCATCCGGGAAGCCGGTGGGGCCTTCGGAAAGAGAGAGCAGGCTGAAGAGGAACGATATTTCCG GTCTCCAAAACATCCCACGGCTCAACTCCTCCTTTGTCATTACCATCTCCCGCGTGGAGTTCTCCTTGGGTGGTGCGAAACGCCCCCAGATTCTTCGCACAGTATCTAG
- the ATP5IF1 gene encoding ATPase inhibitor, mitochondrial isoform X1, whose amino-acid sequence MAVTALVARTWLGVWGVRTMQARGFGSDQSENVDRGAGSIREAGGAFGKREQAEEERYFRAQSREQLAALKKHHEEEIVHHKKEIERLQKEIERHKQKIKTLKHDD is encoded by the exons ATGGCAGTAACGGCGTTGGTGGCGCGGACGTGGCTTGGCGTGTGGGGCGTGAGGACCATGCAAGCCCGAGGCTTCGGCTCGGATCAG TCCGAGAATGTCGACCGGGGCGCGGGCTCCATCCGGGAAGCCGGTGGGGCCTTCGGAAAGAGAGAGCAGGCTGAAGAGGAACGATATTTCCG AGCACAGAGTAGAGAACAACTGGCAGCTTTGAAAAAACACCATGAAGAAGAAATCGTTCATCATAAGAAGGAGATTGAGCGTCTGCAGAAAGAAATTGAGCGGCATAAACAGAAGATCAAAACGCTAAAACATGATGATTAA